One part of the Nostoc sp. PCC 7120 = FACHB-418 genome encodes these proteins:
- a CDS encoding TM2 domain-containing protein produces MANLNPTQTNKQLLAGYCGIIFGGFGIHKFILGYAAEGFVMLVITLVGGSFSYGITLLIMQLVGLIEGMIYLNKTPEEFVNTYLVNKQSWF; encoded by the coding sequence ATGGCAAATCTTAACCCTACTCAAACCAACAAACAATTACTAGCTGGTTACTGTGGCATTATTTTTGGTGGCTTTGGTATTCATAAATTCATTTTAGGCTATGCCGCCGAAGGGTTCGTTATGTTAGTGATCACCTTAGTTGGTGGTTCTTTTTCCTACGGAATTACTTTGTTAATTATGCAACTGGTAGGATTAATTGAAGGCATGATCTACTTAAACAAAACCCCTGAAGAATTTGTCAATACTTATTTAGTGAATAAACAAAGTTGGTTTTAA